One Aneurinibacillus migulanus genomic region harbors:
- a CDS encoding ankyrin repeat domain-containing protein codes for MNVQNDEGHTPFHIVLYPEVAACLLDHGAEINITSYDGSTPLHTQVAEGEEALEVIELLLVHGANKQARDMDGKTPLDIARRREEVEIIELLTAVDK; via the coding sequence GTGAATGTACAGAATGATGAGGGGCATACACCGTTTCACATTGTTCTATACCCGGAAGTGGCAGCATGTTTATTGGACCATGGAGCAGAAATTAATATCACTTCCTATGATGGAAGTACCCCATTGCATACACAGGTGGCTGAAGGGGAGGAAGCGCTGGAGGTCATTGAATTACTGCTAGTGCATGGAGCGAATAAACAGGCAAGAGATATGGACGGCAAAACTCCGTTGGACATTGCTAGGCGACGAGAGGAAGTCGAAATCATAGAGTTGCTCACAGCAGTTGATAAGTGA
- a CDS encoding RNA 2'-phosphotransferase, protein MDYIRLSKELSYALRHAPWEYELELDEEGWVNSEQLLRAFRETSHWKELNEQHLLKAIETSDKKRHEIKDGRIRALYGHSTPHKISKQVEKPPEVLFHGTPRFSLANIMIEGLLPRGRQYVHLSADTSMALQVGKRRDNRPVLLQIRAVEAWLNGIVFYKGNDQVWLADHIPPQYIQTM, encoded by the coding sequence ATGGACTATATAAGACTTAGTAAAGAATTGTCTTATGCCCTGCGACATGCTCCGTGGGAATACGAGCTTGAGCTTGATGAAGAAGGATGGGTTAATAGTGAACAGTTGCTGCGAGCCTTTAGAGAGACTTCACATTGGAAAGAGCTTAACGAACAGCACCTTCTGAAAGCGATCGAAACCTCGGATAAGAAGCGACATGAAATAAAAGATGGAAGAATTAGAGCTTTATACGGTCACTCAACACCACATAAGATTAGTAAGCAAGTAGAGAAGCCACCAGAGGTTCTCTTTCATGGTACGCCTCGTTTTTCCCTTGCCAATATTATGATAGAAGGTCTCTTACCAAGAGGAAGACAATACGTTCACTTATCGGCCGACACTTCTATGGCGTTGCAAGTCGGTAAGCGTCGGGATAATCGACCTGTGCTCTTGCAGATTAGAGCTGTGGAGGCTTGGCTTAACGGCATTGTATTCTATAAGGGAAATGATCAGGTGTGGTTGGCGGATCATATTCCTCCACAGTACATTCAAACTATGTGA
- a CDS encoding SMI1/KNR4 family protein, with the protein MNMQTDKEFIALCLDTYFSKHHRVQMRLPIKTDPEDGGVPLSMVNGEVDEEGYVEWKMLPSTVTGEEVTEIEKSLPAPFPPLFRAYLTTRFVLDMQVVNPPYFFMFPELPADNPFRDITFTLQAWNLLLTTGYIPFAEYQDGWGPVCFDTKQQTADGDYAIVWFDHEHLLHELDEEDYRLREKVESYAQSLFPSFRVFMTEMFLH; encoded by the coding sequence ATGAACATGCAAACAGACAAAGAATTCATTGCTCTTTGCTTGGATACCTATTTTTCTAAACATCATCGTGTACAGATGAGATTACCGATAAAAACCGATCCGGAAGATGGCGGTGTCCCTTTATCTATGGTAAATGGGGAGGTGGATGAGGAGGGATACGTAGAGTGGAAAATGCTACCCTCTACCGTGACCGGGGAGGAGGTAACCGAAATCGAGAAAAGCTTACCTGCTCCTTTTCCCCCTTTATTCCGTGCGTATTTAACGACGAGATTTGTTTTGGATATGCAGGTTGTTAATCCACCTTACTTTTTTATGTTTCCGGAATTGCCTGCTGACAATCCCTTTCGAGATATAACATTCACTCTGCAGGCGTGGAATTTGTTGCTGACTACAGGGTATATCCCTTTTGCAGAATACCAGGATGGATGGGGACCGGTTTGCTTTGACACGAAGCAGCAAACAGCAGATGGTGATTATGCAATTGTGTGGTTCGATCATGAACATCTTTTGCATGAACTTGACGAAGAAGACTATAGATTAAGAGAAAAAGTAGAGTCATATGCACAGTCGTTGTTTCCTTCCTTTCGGGTATTCATGACTGAAATGTTCCTGCATTAA
- a CDS encoding NAD(P)/FAD-dependent oxidoreductase, giving the protein MQIVILGGGFGGLNTALWLGEKLQDSNHEVILVADKPSFLFRPSLIWVPFGQRKIDDISIPLSPALQKAGVQFIKNNVTQILPKENKVAFQDQTTLNYDFLVIATGGFPYYEKIEGLKGNTLSIYDTEGALKTKKRVEYLKSGDPVVIGVAQGNPSPGMSYEFLFELDAYLKQKKIQSSITYFTYEQELFDHTGKKVAKLLKKHMQEKQIPHYCNVSLEKVDATQVYLSNGISVPYSFSLILPPYKGADYIFASKNLDHKNGLIPVNSYLQSIQWENIYAVGDTNIILDMPIIKNGRAAELQGQVAAENIYFQIQGKTQQKEYQNSLLGLMELGTDGGMFMIKYPTSKLSSSFIEWASDGAIPHLLKIAFEKYYLWKLS; this is encoded by the coding sequence ATGCAAATTGTCATTTTAGGTGGAGGTTTTGGTGGACTAAATACCGCTTTATGGTTAGGAGAAAAACTTCAGGACAGTAACCATGAGGTTATTTTGGTTGCAGATAAACCAAGTTTTTTATTTCGTCCATCGCTTATTTGGGTTCCGTTTGGTCAACGAAAAATAGATGACATATCAATTCCTTTAAGCCCTGCTCTACAAAAAGCTGGCGTGCAATTCATAAAGAATAACGTTACACAAATTTTGCCTAAAGAAAACAAAGTTGCATTCCAAGATCAAACGACGCTAAATTATGATTTTCTAGTCATAGCTACCGGTGGGTTCCCTTATTATGAAAAAATTGAGGGGTTAAAAGGAAATACTTTATCCATTTATGATACCGAAGGTGCCTTGAAAACGAAGAAACGGGTTGAATATCTAAAGTCAGGCGATCCTGTCGTTATTGGAGTTGCCCAAGGAAATCCTTCTCCTGGTATGTCATATGAGTTTCTATTCGAATTAGATGCCTATCTAAAGCAAAAAAAAATACAATCATCTATTACTTATTTTACATATGAACAAGAATTATTCGATCATACAGGAAAAAAAGTTGCAAAACTTTTAAAAAAGCATATGCAAGAAAAACAAATTCCCCACTATTGCAATGTTTCTTTAGAGAAGGTTGATGCAACACAAGTATACTTGAGTAATGGCATATCAGTTCCCTATTCATTTTCACTCATTTTACCGCCATACAAAGGCGCAGACTATATTTTTGCGTCAAAAAATTTGGACCACAAAAACGGGTTGATTCCTGTTAATTCCTATCTTCAATCCATTCAGTGGGAAAATATTTATGCTGTAGGTGATACCAACATAATTTTGGATATGCCAATCATTAAAAACGGGCGAGCCGCAGAATTGCAAGGACAAGTGGCGGCAGAAAACATTTATTTTCAAATTCAAGGAAAGACACAACAGAAGGAATATCAAAATAGCTTACTAGGACTAATGGAACTGGGAACGGATGGCGGCATGTTTATGATTAAATATCCCACCTCAAAATTGAGCTCATCCTTTATTGAATGGGCTTCAGATGGAGCTATTCCCCACTTGTTGAAAATCGCTTTTGAAAAGTATTACTTGTGGAAACTAAGTTAA
- a CDS encoding zinc ribbon domain-containing protein, protein MFLFRTFLTYKAKQKGRTSVVIDRFYLTLNERTWVCPSCGKKHERDKNAAMNIKQEGLRKLGA, encoded by the coding sequence ATGTTCTTATTCCGCACATTTTTGACGTATAAAGCTAAACAAAAAGGGCGTACCTCGGTCGTCATTGATCGTTTTTATCTTACCTTGAATGAACGAACCTGGGTCTGCCCGTCCTGCGGAAAGAAGCATGAACGAGATAAAAATGCTGCGATGAATATCAAACAGGAGGGGCTCCGAAAGCTCGGAGCGTAA
- a CDS encoding serine hydrolase domain-containing protein: MKIENVKREIEEKLKRKVASDRYLHNVYLLIHSDKLDIHWTMAEGKTDGVLANPNQPYHTASVGKTFTSVILAILVEKGLVKFDDPITNYLPTDILKDLHIYKGKDYTNDIQIKHLLSNTSGLPDYFEDKPKRGKGFLEEILENPSRFWTPQETIHWSKEHLKPHFPPGTGVHYTDTGYNLLGLIIETITSKSFHEVLHDYIFNPLHMSHSYLSQFSEPTIKSKHPVAHLYLKELKINVDDYISFSSFYSGGQTVCTLEDQLIFMKALVNNQIIQKSTLDIMKQWNKMWIGMDYGYGLMRMRFLPFTQKYLGWGHLGSSGTSMLYFPNMNVYVIGGFNQTTYQSKSMNFIFFNVLRKLANN, translated from the coding sequence ATGAAAATTGAAAATGTGAAAAGAGAAATTGAAGAGAAACTAAAGAGAAAAGTTGCTTCTGATCGATATCTTCATAATGTTTATTTGTTAATACATTCTGATAAGCTGGATATCCACTGGACTATGGCTGAGGGAAAAACGGATGGGGTTTTAGCAAATCCTAACCAGCCCTATCATACTGCTAGCGTGGGTAAGACTTTTACTTCTGTAATCTTAGCAATATTAGTAGAAAAAGGACTCGTTAAATTCGATGACCCTATCACAAATTATTTACCTACAGATATTCTTAAAGATCTTCACATATATAAAGGAAAAGATTATACAAACGATATTCAGATCAAACATTTATTAAGCAATACCTCTGGACTGCCAGATTATTTCGAGGATAAACCTAAGCGTGGTAAAGGATTCCTGGAAGAGATACTTGAGAATCCTTCGCGTTTTTGGACACCACAAGAAACCATCCACTGGTCCAAAGAACATTTAAAACCCCACTTCCCTCCTGGGACAGGAGTTCACTATACTGACACAGGGTACAATCTCTTAGGGCTCATTATTGAAACTATTACATCAAAGTCCTTCCATGAAGTACTCCATGACTATATATTCAACCCTCTGCATATGAGTCACTCTTATTTATCCCAGTTTTCCGAACCTACCATTAAAAGCAAACATCCGGTTGCTCATCTATATCTTAAAGAACTAAAAATAAACGTAGATGACTATATTAGCTTTAGTAGCTTTTATTCTGGCGGTCAAACCGTGTGTACATTAGAAGACCAGCTGATCTTCATGAAGGCTTTGGTTAATAATCAAATTATTCAAAAAAGCACGCTGGACATTATGAAACAATGGAATAAAATGTGGATAGGGATGGATTATGGTTATGGCTTGATGAGGATGCGCTTTCTTCCTTTCACTCAAAAGTATCTTGGCTGGGGGCATCTCGGTTCTAGCGGAACCTCCATGCTTTATTTTCCCAATATGAATGTATATGTTATCGGGGGTTTCAATCAAACGACTTATCAGTCAAAAAGCATGAACTTTATTTTTTTTAACGTTCTGCGTAAATTAGCAAATAATTAA
- a CDS encoding alpha/beta fold hydrolase, translated as MRTVFLTGGTGFIGKQLVKELAKEDVKMLLLVRSKSKATRIFQERDILKKAVMHFIEGDLTKIDLGLSAEDKERILKTDVIIHAGGPMDIQATSKEAASVFLNGAKHISELAKSIHQLKGLQQFIHVVGYMSPFDDKNSKIAIDVFKEGNNYLKIKNPYERTKFLADLYIRQQASAVGYPLSVINPPTVVGSSKTGSTEQIAGLGLLVMSMRRGLMPVIPGGKGYSLPLISNDELAKFIVQVFRLEQPTIQTYTLVEDKQHDQNIAELLSIMSESMNMRAPKISVPMPLMKAIMNSGVSKITKIPSDGLNFITKRKFSNVSAKKIMGGDWFKKTSVMKFFPAVVADLDYRMMYQNGQHNHLFKRILCDNTTLYQLQGEGKPFILLHGLLSDGEDLFPLAQDLHEKTGQPVWILDLPGLGRSPFKREKNLLDIYLNVVKKLLEKATNGAHLIGHSFGAFILLEVLVQEYIDKKYSITLLQPPVAKKNAKSLNVPQFMNKWTLKLATTNLIERYLLSSGLFECTESIPEHYIEKISNSFTSPRILNTTVQLNSLLLKNDQGDFNEVTKYNLNIIWGDYDRGYSAPSHLGKVDFVPYGHHFPLSHPSETATLVIKNSNTSR; from the coding sequence ATGAGAACAGTATTTTTAACTGGTGGAACAGGCTTTATTGGAAAGCAATTAGTGAAAGAATTAGCCAAAGAGGATGTTAAAATGCTTCTTTTAGTGAGGTCGAAAAGTAAAGCAACACGCATTTTTCAAGAAAGAGACATCTTAAAAAAGGCAGTTATGCACTTTATTGAAGGTGATTTGACGAAAATAGATTTAGGTCTAAGTGCTGAAGATAAGGAGAGGATATTGAAAACGGATGTGATTATTCACGCAGGAGGCCCCATGGATATTCAAGCGACAAGTAAAGAGGCAGCTTCCGTATTTTTAAATGGCGCCAAACATATTAGTGAATTAGCTAAAAGTATTCATCAATTGAAGGGCTTGCAACAATTTATTCATGTTGTAGGTTATATGAGTCCCTTTGATGATAAAAATAGCAAGATTGCAATTGATGTGTTTAAAGAAGGAAACAATTATTTGAAAATAAAAAATCCATATGAGAGAACAAAATTTTTAGCAGATCTTTATATCCGTCAGCAGGCATCAGCAGTAGGTTATCCGCTTTCTGTAATTAATCCGCCAACTGTAGTCGGTAGTAGTAAAACAGGGAGTACAGAGCAGATAGCAGGATTAGGTTTGCTTGTGATGAGTATGCGAAGAGGGCTCATGCCAGTGATTCCTGGAGGTAAGGGATATAGTTTACCACTTATTTCAAACGATGAGCTTGCGAAGTTTATTGTGCAGGTTTTCAGATTGGAGCAACCGACTATTCAAACATATACACTTGTTGAAGACAAACAGCACGATCAGAACATTGCTGAATTATTAAGTATTATGTCGGAAAGTATGAATATGAGGGCACCAAAAATCTCTGTCCCAATGCCACTTATGAAAGCAATTATGAATAGTGGAGTAAGTAAAATAACAAAAATCCCTTCTGATGGACTGAATTTTATTACAAAACGAAAATTTTCAAATGTTTCAGCGAAAAAAATTATGGGAGGAGATTGGTTTAAGAAGACGAGTGTAATGAAATTTTTCCCTGCCGTAGTAGCTGATCTGGATTATCGAATGATGTATCAAAATGGCCAGCATAATCATTTATTTAAACGAATATTATGCGATAACACTACCCTTTACCAATTACAAGGAGAGGGTAAACCGTTTATTTTATTACATGGTTTATTGAGTGATGGAGAGGATTTATTTCCTTTAGCACAAGATCTTCATGAAAAAACTGGTCAACCTGTATGGATCTTGGATCTTCCAGGTTTGGGACGTTCTCCTTTTAAACGAGAGAAAAATCTTCTAGATATCTATTTGAATGTAGTGAAAAAGTTATTGGAGAAAGCTACTAATGGTGCACATCTAATTGGCCATTCATTCGGTGCATTTATTCTTCTGGAAGTATTGGTACAAGAGTACATAGATAAGAAGTATTCAATCACTTTACTTCAGCCACCTGTTGCTAAAAAAAATGCTAAATCGCTAAATGTTCCTCAATTTATGAACAAATGGACATTAAAATTGGCAACTACTAATTTGATAGAGCGTTATTTATTAAGTAGTGGTTTGTTTGAATGTACGGAGAGCATCCCTGAACATTATATTGAAAAAATAAGTAACAGTTTTACTTCTCCTAGAATTTTAAATACTACGGTTCAGCTTAACAGTTTACTATTGAAAAACGATCAAGGTGATTTCAATGAAGTAACAAAGTATAATCTTAACATTATTTGGGGGGATTATGACAGAGGCTATTCTGCTCCATCGCATCTTGGTAAGGTTGATTTTGTTCCATATGGCCATCATTTTCCTCTTAGCCATCCGAGTGAAACGGCAACATTAGTAATAAAAAATAGTAATACTAGCAGATGA